The Platichthys flesus chromosome 5, fPlaFle2.1, whole genome shotgun sequence genome contains the following window.
GTGACGACGGTCATGAAACAAAACTCTGAAAGAAAGCAGCAGCTATAAGGTGGTGAAGTGTTGTTCCTCTGGTTTCAGCGGGGTCTCCGGGTCCTTGAGGGGCTGGCGGCGTCGGGTTTACGCTCTGTGCGTTTCGCTCTGGAAGTCCCGGGCCTGAGGAGCATCACCGCCAACGACTTCTCAGCCAAGGCCGCGGGTCTGATCGCCAGGAACTCCGAGTACAATGGAGTGAACCACCTGCTCCAGGCCAGCTGCCGGGACGCCAGGTCTGACAGCTCATCACCCGGCCGCTGTTATTTATCTGCTTCACTGATCTgccgtgtgtttgtttctcctcttgtaTTTTTCCGGTGTCTCTCTCATCTTCATTCATCTCCAGTCGCCACCTTTGACCTCTTGTTCTCTTCATTCCTCGGCTCCGGCTctgatcttttctttctttcttttatgaGCTCTTgtcccttttctttctgtcatgtcctctttcttcttctctttcactcgTCTTCTTTCTGCTCACATCCTTCCTTTATTCTTCTCTGCTCCATTTCTACCTGCATCTGTATTGTTAACTCATATTTCTCTCAGATGTGaatcactttttgttttcatcattgaCATTACTTATTTTTTCTTCCAGTATGCTGATGTACGAGATGCGGGGGAAGAAGGAGCGTTATGACGTCATAGACCTGGATCCGTATGGAAGCCCCGCCCCCTTCCTGGATGCCGCCGTACAGGCCGTCAGTGAAGGAGGTGAGGAGttcaatctgtcaatcatctgtcaatcatctgtTGCAATGatgttgtggagctgcaggattTAAACAAACAAGTAGAGTTACTGTGATGTTTGGCCAAttaaaggatgttttttttaaatattccctTTTAtcctctttgttctctctctctctctctctctctctgtctctctctctctctctctgtctctctctctctctgtgtgttcaggTCTGTTGTGTATAACATGTACCGACATGGCCGTGATGGCTGGAAACAGTGGAGAGACCTGCTACAGCAAGTACGGCTCAGTCTCCATCAAAGCCAAATACTGTCATGAGATGGTGAGGACACACACGGAAATGTCAAAAGTTACGAGCACGCACAGACAAGTCCTCGTGTGTACGACTTTAAGTCTATGTGTACAAGTctgagcaacacaaacagtgttgtCATTGATACCGACCTGATGCTACatgttggttgtgtgtgtgtgtgtgtgtgtgtgtgtgtgtgtgtgtctgtgtccttcaAACTGATCAATATCAATGATGAAGGATACAGTGCGTTTACTGTTACTCCTTCACAGTAAAAGCCCCcctgtgcttttattgtgaagcagcagcattaGAACATGTTTGATTAACTGAGGTCACATGGTCCAGATCGATGGTTCGAAATCAGTTAGAAGCTCTGTGAACCCGCCTCTAACAAAAGTACAGCAAAGAAATTTCCAGATGAAAGTGTAACGGATGGCTGCAGCtgaattaagtgtgtgtgtctgtgtgtgtgtgtccgtgcaggCTCTGCGTATCATCCTCCACAGTTTGGACCAGAGGGCGGGGGTGTACCAGCGATACATCCAGCCCCTGCTGTCGGTCAGCGTCGATTTCTACATCAGAGTCTTTGTGCGTGTCTTCACGGGCCAGTGCACAGTGAAGAACTCagccaggtacacacacacacacactcacacacacacacacacacacacacacacacacacactcttttgtTTGTACTGATAATGGATTCTCTGTGCATACGTATGATCCCTGTCTGTTATTACTGCTCTTATGGATAAATAACCTATTGATTGATTTAAggtgaaactctctctctctcgtcttcaTGTTGTTTTGCAGTAAACAGGCTCTGGCCTACAACTGTGTCGGCTGTGGCTCTTTCCACTTACAGAGAATGGGCAAGAGAATGATGAATGGGAAACAGTAAGAAAATACTCACTCAACAACTGGGTCTTATTTTCACTGACGGACGATTTAAGATCCAAAACGTTACGGAAAAACAAATTTGGTGgcagaaataaattaaaagactCGGAAAAAGAAACTTCAGCTGAGCAACAGATGAATAAAGTTGTTACTGAATataacatgacagctcccacaAGTGAAGCCAGAGTGCCTCACTtgcccccctggtggctggctggtgtattggtcataaaccccacctcctccatgttagcagatgggacgtggACAAACTAAAAGGTGAAAGTAGTTTCACATTgttcagtgggaggaagtggagacacattgtTCATCCTCATTTACattctttggtttgttttgtttttataaaatatttatatggTTGTGACAGATCaggatgttttttgtgtgtttgtgtgtagtaaAGTTGTATACCATGTGTTTTCAGTATGAAGTATTCTGCTGCTACCGGACCACCTGTGGGACCAGAGTGTGAGCACTGTGGACAGAGAcatcaggtaacacacacagtaacacacacacacagagtaacacacactgacactcactGATATCCGACTCATGTAATCTATTACTAACTATGCTACAGGTAAATATAAGGTTTACATTAATTATTTCCTCTTGGAGTTCCTGTTTAACTTGGAATTGTGTCTGAACCTCAGTGCTTGTGCGTAGTTGCTTGTGTGTcgtatgaaaacacacacgtgaGCTGGAGTTGTGTTTGTCCCCTCTGCAGATGGGGGGTCCTCTCTGGGTGGAGCCCATCCACGACGTGCCGTTTGTCCAGAGGGTTCTGTCCGCCGTGTCTGGGAATCCGTCCCGGTTCGGGACGTCTAAACGCATCGAGGGGATGCTGAGCATGGTGACGGAGGTGAactccatttcctctctctggTGTTATCCTGTGGAGTCGCATCAGGTGACTTCAGACCACGAGCTTCCTGTCTTCACCACCTGTGATGTCCTCTTTGTTTCAGGAGCTGGAAGACGTTCCTCTGTATTACACAGTGGACAGTCTGAGCAGCACGATACACTGCAACACGCCGCCGCTGCTCCAGTTCTGGTAAACACACAATTAATTGCATTTTCTACATTTGAACGAGTGATGTCGGGATATAACAATAATCATCTAAAGTCACCCTTGGCTCTGGGAAACATCTTGGTGTCTTGCTGCTCATCATTAGCGTTTTTCTCCTGGTTTCTTGACCTCTGAGAATTCAAGAAACAAGACTCACGCTAACCCAACTTCCTGTGACCGGTTTTTAAACTTGACCTGTCAGATGTTCCCTGCCTCCATACATCAGCTGATCCtccctcgctttctctctctctctctctctctctgcaggtctgCTCTTCTTCACGCCGGTCACCGGGCCTCCCTCTCTCACGCCTGTAAGAACGCCATCAAGACCAACGCCCCCCCTGCAGCCATCTGGGACATCATGAGATGCTGGGTAAGTAAATAACCTTTGTTTGGAGAAGCAGTCTTTTCAGAGTCACATGTGAGAGTCTGAACTGGAACACGTATGTTTGCTTGGTCGTCCACCACAGGAGAAGTTGAACCCTGTGAAGAGGGAGAAGCTGTCTGAGACCAGCCCGGCCTTTAAGATCCTCTCCACTGAGCCCAGGTGAGACCACAGCTGAGTTCAGCTCCTGACAACaggtggttgttgttttgtgttgattttcAGGGTCAGAATGTTTGCTGGGTTTCTGATGGTTGATGTGATggttttataaaaacacaatgagacaaACCACAGATTTGATATAAAGACGAATCGTCTCCACTTCTCCCACTGAAcgaaaatgaagccaaaacatcccggatacaaacgctgccatctggTGCCGGTGACGAGTCTTTGCAGGTGTGACACAGTGAGAACTTACCTGTGACAtatttctgttgtgtgtctgtgtgcacgtaGTCTCGAGGCCTGTTTCACTGTGAGGGAAGACGCCAACCCCCAGTCCCGTAAACGCCACCTGACGAGGTTCCAGGAGAATCCTCAGGCGTTTTGGGGACCTAAAGCTCGGGCCAAAgccaagtaaacacacacagacacacacacacacacacacacacacacacacacaagcagtcatatcTCTGAGGAGGgaacaatatattatttaatgagTTAAATTGGAcgtttgctgctgtaacactgGTTTGAATTCATTCTGTTTTTGGTGAAGCCCCAAATTAttatgaaatgttaaaatacaggAAAGAATCTTGATTTTGTTTTACTCGTTGCACCTTGCGTCTCAAtgtcgtcctcctccttctctacttccttcctccatcttttcatCTTTCCTCCGTCCGTCTCTCACCTCTTGTGTTCTCTCCTCCAGCGGCGGCGTCTCCACCAGcctgaaggaaaagagagagaagcaccagaacaagaggaagaacCAGATCACAGATTCTTCTCAGTTGAAAAACCGCCCCTGCAAGAGGTTCCGACAGGTCCGTGAGTCTGCAGCTGATCAACATGAGCCGGTTAACAGCAGAAGAAAGAGTGATAGGATTCAACGATTAACAG
Protein-coding sequences here:
- the trmt1 gene encoding tRNA (guanine(26)-N(2))-dimethyltransferase: MLERSARLFPFIVSSHLQHRLTSAARHASQWRISRAAAALSRGLKSMEPLKTRQDPGVTSNNPPPASTGPTADVLTLTDTSPDAETPPPVGLLPGETVVKEGKASILFPSANEVFYNPVQEFNRDLTCAVITEFARELLAQRGIKVVVPGEKERVVVSLSEETTEADAPVKEEKNRTEEPEETATAGEKCERGLRVLEGLAASGLRSVRFALEVPGLRSITANDFSAKAAGLIARNSEYNGVNHLLQASCRDASMLMYEMRGKKERYDVIDLDPYGSPAPFLDAAVQAVSEGGLLCITCTDMAVMAGNSGETCYSKYGSVSIKAKYCHEMALRIILHSLDQRAGVYQRYIQPLLSVSVDFYIRVFVRVFTGQCTVKNSASKQALAYNCVGCGSFHLQRMGKRMMNGKHMKYSAATGPPVGPECEHCGQRHQMGGPLWVEPIHDVPFVQRVLSAVSGNPSRFGTSKRIEGMLSMVTEELEDVPLYYTVDSLSSTIHCNTPPLLQFWSALLHAGHRASLSHACKNAIKTNAPPAAIWDIMRCWEKLNPVKREKLSETSPAFKILSTEPSLEACFTVREDANPQSRKRHLTRFQENPQAFWGPKARAKANGGVSTSLKEKREKHQNKRKNQITDSSQLKNRPCKRFRQGTCSHGERCCYSHDLPPTDQEKME